AATCCTGACACCGCCATGTACGCATCCCCAATCGTCTTGATCTTCTCCAACCCATACTTCTCCGCCAACTCATCGAACTGGCTGAACAACAGATCCAACCCCGTCACCAACTCCTGTGGCGTGATCCGTTGCGAGAGCACCGTAAACCCAACAATATCCGCAAACAGCACCGTCACCGACTCGAACGATTCGGCGATGTGTTCCTCACCACGAACAACACGTTGGGCGATGGTTGGTGGAAGGATGTTGTGGAGGACTCGCTTGGTGGCCTCGGCATCGGCACGCTCGGCAGCCGTGCGTTTTTCCATCTCAGCAATCTGCCGTTGCTGTTCTACTTGGATTGCCTTCTTCTTCGCTTCCTCACTCTGGACTTCCTCTTTCACTTCGCGGACTCTTTCTGAAGTGGTGAGTGCTTCTTCGAAGCGGTTTTCTTGTTCGTAGAGATCGGCTAAGGATTTGTGGGCTGCATAGGGATTCTGATTGATTCCAAGCTCTTCGCCAAGGGTGATTGCCTGCTGGAGAAGCTCTTCAGCTTTGATGGGGTTGTAGTCGGCAAATGTTTTTTGGGAGTAGAGTGATCCGATGTTCCCGGTGGCAAGGGCAACGCCGGAACGATCACCAAGCTCTTCATACAAGGCAAGCGCACGGAGGTAATGCTCCAATGATTTTGAATACTCCGAAAGGCTCGCGTACACATTCCCGATGCTCACGGTGACAGCGGCAGCACTGAAACGATCACCAAGCTCTTCAAGCATGGCAAGCCCATGACTGAGATGCTCCAACGCTTTCGGGTACTCCGACAGACGGTCGTACACAAGCCCGATGTTCCCAGTAATACGAGCAACACCGGAACGCTCGCCAAGCTCTTCAAATAGGGCAAACGCACGGGTGTAATACTCCAACGATTTCAAGTACTCCGAAAGGTTCATGTATACATTCCCAATGTTGTTGGTGACAGTGGCAACACCGGAACGATCACCAAGCTCTTCAAATAACGCAAGCGCACGGCTGTCATACTCCAACGCCTTCGGGTAATCCGAAAGGTTCCAGTACACAAGCCCGATGTTCCCGGTGGCACGGGCAACACCGGAACGATCCCCAAGTTCTTCATAGAGGAAAAGCGCACGACTGTAATACTCCAACGCTTTCGGGTACTCCGAGAGGCTCCGGTACACATTCCCGATGTTGTTGAGGGTGCGATCCGTGCCGGAACCATTGCCAAGATGTTCCCACAGATTCAACGACTCCTCCAGCAATGGCAACGCCGTGCTGTACTTACCCTTCTGCAAACACGCCACCCCTTGCAAGCGCAACGCATCCGCCTCGGCAGCTATATCC
The window above is part of the Chlorobiota bacterium genome. Proteins encoded here:
- a CDS encoding tetratricopeptide repeat protein, which encodes MNPETTLTDLRAAVAAAATPAERTGALNQLARELERQGEYAESFAAAEEAEAAAKQAGDIAAEADALRLQGVACLQKGKYSTALPLLEESLNLWEHLGNGSGTDRTLNNIGNVYRSLSEYPKALEYYSRALFLYEELGDRSGVARATGNIGLVYWNLSDYPKALEYDSRALALFEELGDRSGVATVTNNIGNVYMNLSEYLKSLEYYTRAFALFEELGERSGVARITGNIGLVYDRLSEYPKALEHLSHGLAMLEELGDRFSAAAVTVSIGNVYASLSEYSKSLEHYLRALALYEELGDRSGVALATGNIGSLYSQKTFADYNPIKAEELLQQAITLGEELGINQNPYAAHKSLADLYEQENRFEEALTTSERVREVKEEVQSEEAKKKAIQVEQQRQIAEMEKRTAAERADAEATKRVLHNILPPTIAQRVVRGEEHIAESFESVTVLFADIVGFTVLSQRITPQELVTGLDLLFSQFDELAEKYGLEKIKTIGDAYMAVSGLPESREDHAESAARMAMELVEVVAGFNGLGDGVRLQVRIGLHSGEVVAGIIGKKKFAYDLWGDAVNTASRMESHGEAGRIHVSEEFAAALSSAISTGGLSITLEERGELTIKGKGTLQIYFLNQVIPRTQTKPSQPCAPLLLRPPHPPSTPMR